TGTGATAAGCCGAGCCAACTCCGTCGGTTGACGCCGCCTAACAGCGGTGACAGCGAGGTTGGCACCGCCTAAACGTCGCGTCGGCAGCGGGCGCGAAAACTTGACCAGACCGCGAGCGGGCGGCCCGACTTCGGCATGCGAGTTATTCCCACGGTCCGGTAGGCATCGACAACTTTTCAGAACGGTGTAGAACGAACTTATGCTTATATACGCACAGAAGGAGTCGAATAGAACGCAGTCCATGGCAAGTGCGCCTTCAACTGCCGACCGCCGTATCACTCGCCCCGCAGACGTTCAGTTCGGCCCCACGGTTCGCGCCGTCGTCGTCTCGGCGATCCGTTTCGCCGCCTTCTGGCTGGCGGTCGCACTGCCGTTCTGCCAGCTCGCGCTCCTCGTCGACGGGTTGGCCGGCGACCGCTCGCTGGTGCTCGCCGCCCTCGTCGGTGTGAACGTGCTCGCGCTCGTCGTCGGGCACAACTACAGGCGGTGACGCGGACGCGCTCGGGTTCGGTCGCGTTCGACCGCGTCACCTCCCCAGCGGAACCTCAACGAGCGCCATCTCGTCGCTGCCGACCACCGAGTCGAGAACGTCCCGCAGCTCCGCCCACGACTCGGTTCGGTAGCCGTCGACGCCGAAGCTCTCCGCGAAGGCGACGAAGTCGGGATTGGTGAGATCCGTTCCGAACGCGTCGCCGGTGTGTTCGCGCTGTTTCGCCGAGATGAGTCCGTAGTCGTCGTCGTTGAACACCAAGACGGTAAAGCCGAGACCGAGACGCGTCGCCGTCTCAAGTTCGGCGGCGTTCATCAGGAAGCCGCCGTCGCCGGTGCCGACGACGACGTTCGAGTCGAGCGCCAGGTCGGCGGCGACGCCGCCGGGGACGCCGATACCCATGCTCGCGAGGCCGTTCGAGATGATGCAGGTGTTCGGTTCGAACACCGGGAATCGCTTTGCGATCGCCATCTTGTGGTTCCCGACGTCGGAGATGAGCACGTCCTCGTCGGCCATCGCATCTCGGAGGTACGGCAGGACGCCCGCGACGGAGAACGGGTCGGAGTCGTCGGGCGTGTCCAGCGCGTGGGTGAGCACGTCTTCGTGCACGTCGGCGCACCACGTGCCCCACGTCTCGTCGACCGTCTCTTCGAGACGCTTCAGTGCCATCGAGATGTCCGCGACGATTTCTACATCTGGATTGTAGTGTTGGTACACCTCGGCGGGTTCGTGGTCTACGTGGACGACCCGTGTATCGTCGTTCGGGTTCCAGCGCTTCGGGTCGTGCTCGGCGATGTCGTAGCCGACGGCGACGACGCAGTCTGCGCGCTCCATCACCGACTCCGTCTCGCCGTCCGGCCCGGAGTCGAGCGTCATCAGCGAGTGGGCGCTTCGGTCCGACACCGCGCCTTTGCCCATGTACGTCGCGACGACGGGCACATCCGTCGCCTCGACGAACGAGCGGAGGCGATCCGCGGCGTTCGCTCGAACCGCGCCGTTTCCGGCGAGGACGATAGGCTTCTCTGCTGCGGCGAGCAGGTCCGCCGCGCGTTCGACTGATGCCATATTCGGGTCGGGACGGCGAACTCTGTCGCGGACCGTCAGCGGTTCGTAGTCGACGGGTTCGGCGGCCACGTCTTCGGGGAACTCGAGGTGCGTCGCACCCGGTTTTTCGTACTCGGCGAGTTTGAACGCCTTCCTGACCGACTCGTTAATTATCTCGGTGTCGTTCAGTTGCGTGTTCCACTTCACGACGGCCTCGAACGTGTGGACGACGTCGAGCGCCTGATGGCTCTCCTTGTGCAGTCGCTCGCGGCCGCCCTGTCCGGTGATAGCGACGAGCGGCGATTTGTCGAGGTGGGCGTCGGCGACGCCCGTGATGAGGTTCGTCGCGCCCGGGCCGAGTGTGGCGAGACAGACGCCTGCATCGCCGGTCAAGCGCCCGTGGACATCGGCCATGAACGCCGCGCCCTGTTCGTGCCGCACCGGGATGAATCGTATCGACGAGTCTCGAAGCGCGAACAGCACGTCCTCCAGTTCCTCACCCGGGACGCCGAAGACATCGTCGACGCCTTCCGCCTCCAGACAGCGTACGAGGAGGTCGGCAGCCTTCATCCGCCGAATC
This genomic stretch from Haloprofundus salilacus harbors:
- a CDS encoding acetolactate synthase large subunit, producing MKAADLLVRCLEAEGVDDVFGVPGEELEDVLFALRDSSIRFIPVRHEQGAAFMADVHGRLTGDAGVCLATLGPGATNLITGVADAHLDKSPLVAITGQGGRERLHKESHQALDVVHTFEAVVKWNTQLNDTEIINESVRKAFKLAEYEKPGATHLEFPEDVAAEPVDYEPLTVRDRVRRPDPNMASVERAADLLAAAEKPIVLAGNGAVRANAADRLRSFVEATDVPVVATYMGKGAVSDRSAHSLMTLDSGPDGETESVMERADCVVAVGYDIAEHDPKRWNPNDDTRVVHVDHEPAEVYQHYNPDVEIVADISMALKRLEETVDETWGTWCADVHEDVLTHALDTPDDSDPFSVAGVLPYLRDAMADEDVLISDVGNHKMAIAKRFPVFEPNTCIISNGLASMGIGVPGGVAADLALDSNVVVGTGDGGFLMNAAELETATRLGLGFTVLVFNDDDYGLISAKQREHTGDAFGTDLTNPDFVAFAESFGVDGYRTESWAELRDVLDSVVGSDEMALVEVPLGR